A single Gemmatimonadales bacterium DNA region contains:
- a CDS encoding GH36 C-terminal domain-containing protein, producing AESGVVDSTRPPGWVDFMLRVPMNGQFGISGRIPEWSAAVRERVRDNVALYRRIRGTIVGADVYHLTPAPRRTDPTGWTALEYVQPGGRRGVVLGYRLARSSAAEVLRLRGLLPRATYDVEVDGQRRAPATGADLATRGLRIRLPAVWRAAVIEVTAKP from the coding sequence GCGGAGAGCGGCGTGGTCGACTCGACCAGGCCGCCCGGCTGGGTGGACTTCATGCTGCGGGTCCCGATGAACGGGCAGTTCGGCATCTCGGGACGGATCCCGGAGTGGAGCGCCGCGGTGCGGGAGCGCGTCAGGGACAACGTGGCGCTGTACCGGCGGATTCGCGGGACCATCGTGGGTGCCGATGTCTACCATCTGACGCCCGCGCCCCGGCGAACCGATCCCACCGGATGGACGGCGCTGGAGTACGTCCAGCCGGGCGGACGCCGCGGAGTGGTCCTGGGCTATCGGCTGGCGCGGAGTTCCGCTGCGGAGGTACTGCGGCTCCGCGGGCTCCTCCCGCGGGCGACGTACGATGTCGAGGTGGATGGGCAGCGGCGGGCACCCGCCACCGGGGCCGACCTTGCGACCCGTGGGCTGCGGATCCGGCTTCCCGCCGTCTGGCGAGCGGCGGTCATCGAGGTCACGGCTAAGCCCTGA
- a CDS encoding alkaline phosphatase family protein, giving the protein MTDLSAIKTIVLVMLENRSFDHILGHLSLPDLGNGTAVDGLKLPLQQDAYENLFEGESYYPFHLQDHPLSSDLPHERRQVLAQLALSPVTQAYTMGGFAAAYFEATPTNRVSNPDPMGFFGPEDVPITRFFADNYAVCDRWFAPLPTSTQPNRIMTLCGSTRTDQTKGLFPPTDTILLEWLSARNVRWRVYHSGISFFALLGRLEIFGPSFRTIDRLAPDVAHEGADDFPQVIIVEPSYADAPHLAGDVPNDNHPPLPVHPGEALLLNVYDALTCNPDRWASTLLIVTYDEHGGFFDHVPPAPVPYRPASNAIFTDPFTTTGVRVPSLIVSPFVDPKTVHSGVLDHTSILQLLAERFTPGTPHSASVDQRKGFGIGSVSEALQRDSPRTDIPRPSSIRVQVTMDLGRPHPPETPMQEAFANAARRMVQDYPRETAQKYPAVSHWVLAQQFPG; this is encoded by the coding sequence ATGACCGACCTGTCCGCCATCAAGACCATCGTCCTGGTCATGCTCGAGAACCGGTCCTTCGACCACATCCTCGGCCACTTGAGCCTGCCAGATCTCGGGAACGGTACCGCGGTCGATGGACTCAAGCTGCCGCTCCAGCAGGACGCCTACGAGAATCTGTTCGAGGGAGAGTCGTACTACCCCTTCCATCTCCAGGACCATCCGCTCTCCAGCGACCTGCCGCACGAGCGCCGGCAGGTGCTGGCCCAGCTCGCGCTGAGCCCTGTGACCCAGGCGTATACCATGGGCGGCTTTGCCGCGGCGTACTTCGAGGCCACTCCCACCAATCGCGTGAGCAACCCCGACCCGATGGGGTTCTTCGGCCCAGAGGATGTGCCTATCACGCGGTTCTTCGCCGACAACTACGCCGTGTGCGACCGCTGGTTCGCCCCGCTTCCCACCAGTACCCAGCCGAACCGCATCATGACGTTGTGTGGCTCGACCCGAACCGACCAGACCAAGGGCCTCTTTCCTCCGACCGATACCATCCTGCTCGAGTGGCTGAGTGCACGGAACGTACGCTGGCGGGTCTACCACTCCGGGATCTCGTTCTTTGCCCTGTTGGGCCGCCTGGAGATCTTCGGACCAAGCTTCAGGACCATCGACCGGCTGGCGCCGGATGTGGCTCACGAGGGGGCCGACGATTTCCCTCAGGTGATCATCGTCGAACCCTCCTACGCCGATGCGCCCCATCTCGCCGGGGACGTCCCCAACGACAACCATCCCCCGCTGCCGGTGCATCCGGGCGAAGCCTTGCTGCTCAACGTCTATGACGCGCTGACCTGCAATCCCGACCGATGGGCCAGCACCCTGCTGATCGTGACCTATGACGAGCACGGCGGCTTTTTCGATCACGTGCCGCCCGCGCCAGTGCCCTATCGGCCGGCGAGCAATGCCATCTTCACCGACCCGTTCACCACCACCGGGGTCCGGGTGCCCAGCCTGATCGTCTCTCCGTTCGTCGATCCCAAGACAGTCCATTCGGGCGTGTTGGACCACACGTCCATTCTGCAGCTCCTGGCGGAGCGGTTCACCCCCGGCACCCCGCACTCGGCCTCGGTGGATCAGCGGAAAGGCTTCGGCATCGGGAGCGTGAGCGAGGCGTTGCAACGCGATTCGCCCCGCACCGACATCCCCAGGCCGTCCAGCATACGGGTCCAGGTGACCATGGACTTGGGCCGGCCGCATCCTCCCGAGACGCCGATGCAGGAGGCCTTCGCCAATGCGGCGCGGCGGATGGTGCAGGACTACCCCCGCGAGACCGCCCAGAAGTATCCGGCGGTGTCGCACTGGGTCCTGGCGCAGCAGTTCCCTGGCTGA